The following proteins come from a genomic window of Miscanthus floridulus cultivar M001 chromosome 2, ASM1932011v1, whole genome shotgun sequence:
- the LOC136535963 gene encoding uncharacterized protein, protein MAQSLELLLIQFLMPDNDARRQAEEQIRRLARDPQVVPALVHHLRTAKTPNVRQLAAVLLRKKITSHWPKLHPDSKASLKQALIDSITLDHSHPVRRASANVVSIIAKYAIPAGEWPELLPFLFQCSQSPQDDHREVALILFSSLTETIGATFQSHLNNLQPILLKCLQDETSSRVRIAALKAVGSFIEYVNDGGDIVKMFRDFVPSILNVSRQCLANGEEDVASIAFEIFDELIESPAPLLGDSVRSIVQFSLEVSANQDLEINIRQQAIQIISWLVKFKASFLKKHKLVVPILQVMCPLLTETANEDEDSDLAADRSAAEVIDTMAINLPRHVLAPVLEFASVSFHHINPKYREAAVTSLGVISEGCCEHLKDKLEDCLKIVLEALKDQEQMVRGAASFALGQFAEHLQPEILSHYASVLPCILNALEDPSDEVKEKSYYALAAFCEDMGEDILPYLEPLICRLVMSLQSSPRNLQETCMSAIGSVAAAAEQAFTPYAKKVLEMMKGFMVLINDEDLCARARATEVVGIVAMAVGRARIEAILPPFIEAAIAGFGLEYSELREYTHGFFSNVAEILGDSFSQYLPHVVPLVFSSCNLDDGSAVDIDDADSIENGFGGVSSDDDVNDEPRVRNISVRTGVLDEKAAATQAIGFFALHTKSAYAPYLEESLKILIRHSGYFHEDLRLQAVISLKHILTAVRAIPPTHADVLEKQKDVLDTVLNIYIKTMTEDDDKEVVAQACMSVADIVKDCGFTAIEPYMLRLAEATLILLRQESSCQQVESDGEDDGDIDHDEVLMDAVSDLLPAFAKVMGSYFHPIFAKLFDPLMKFAKSPHPPQDKTMVVATLAEVAQEMGAPISAYVDKIMPLVLKELASSDATNRRNAAFCVGEICKNGGAAALKYYGDILRSLHNLFGNSESDDAVRDNAAGAIARMIMVQPQSIPLNQVLPVFIKALPLKEDHEESMTVYGCICSLLLSSHPQILPLVPDVIHVFAQVVVSPDESDEVKTNIGKAVSHLISVYGQQMQPILSALPPAHASALASFASRR, encoded by the exons ATGGCGCAGTCGCTGGAGCTGCTGCTGATCCAGTTCCTGATGCCGGACAACGACGCGCGTCGGCAGGCGGAGGAGCAGATCCGGCGGCTGGCCCGCGACCCGCAGGTGGTCCCCGCGCTCGTCCACCATCTCCGCACGGCCAAGACCCCGAACGTCCGCCAGCTCGCCGCCGTGCTACTCCGCAAGAAGATCACCTCTCACTGGCCCAAGCTTCACCCGGACTCCAAGGCATCACTTAAGCAAGCCCTCATCGACTCAATCACACTCGACCACAG TCATCCTGTAAGGCGAGCTAGTGCAAATGTCGTGAGCATTATAGCTAAGTATGCTATCCCTGCAGGAGAGTGGCCAGAGCTGTTACCTTTCCTTTTCCAATGCAGCCAAAGTCCACAAGATGATCATAGAGAA GTGGCTTTGATTCTTTTCAGCTCCCTTACTGAAACTATCGGAGCTACTTTTCAGTCTCATCTGAACAATTTGCAACCTATTTTACTGAAATGTCTGCAAGACGAAACTAGCTCTCGAGTCAGAATTGCAGCCCTAAA GGCTGTTGGATCATTCATAGAGTATGTCAATGATGGAGGTGACATT GTAAAAATGTTTCGGGATTTTGTTCCCAGTATCTTGAATGTATCAAGGCAGTGTCTTGCTAATGGAGAAGAAGATGTTGCTTCCATTGCGTTTGAAATTTTTGACGAACTAATTGAATCTCCTGCACCACTTCTTGGAGACTCTGTGAGGTCAATTGTGCAATTCTCGCTGGAAGTTTCTGCAAACCAGGATTTGGAAATAAATATAAGGCAACAG GCTATCCAGATAATTTCATGGCTAGTAAAATTTAAAGCATCTTTCTTGAAAAAGCACAAGCTGGTTGTACCTATCCTGCAAGTTATGTGCCCATTGCTTACGGAAACagctaatgaagatgaagattctGATCTAGCAGCAGATCGTTCTGCTGCCGAAGTCATTGATACAATGGCTATCAACTTACCAAGGCATGTTCTTGCACCAGTTCTTGAGTTTGCTTCTGTGAGCTTTCATCACATTAATCCGAAGTATCGTGAGGCTGCTGTGACATCACTGGGTGTTATCTCAGAGGGTTGTTGTGAACATTTGAAAGATAAGTTGGAGGATTGTTTGAAAATTGTTTTGGAAGCTTTAAAGGACCAAGAACAAATGGTTAGAGGCGCTGCATCTTTTGCTCTTGGTCAGTTTGCTGAACACCTGCAACCAGAAATTTTATCTCATTATGCGAGTGTACTTCCATGCATTCTAAATGCTCTTGAAGACCCATCAGATGAAGTTAAG GAGAAGTCATATTATGCTCTTGCAGCATTCTGTGAGGACATGGGTGAAGATATCCTACCATATCTAGAGCCCTTGATATGCAGATTGGTTATGTCTTTGCAGAGCAGTCCTCGGAACTTGCAAGAGACATGCATG TCTGCAATTGGTTCGGTGGCCGCTGCTGCGGAGCAGGCTTTTACCCCATACGCCAAAAAAGTCCTTGAGATGATGAAAGGTTTTATGGTGCTTATTAATGACGAAGATCTGTGTGCACGTGCTAGGGCTACTGAGGTTGTTGGGATAGTAGCAATGGCAGTTGGCAGAGCAAGGATCGAAGCAATATTGCCTCCTTTTATTGAGGCTGCTATTGCT GGTTTTGGATTGGAGTACAGTGAACTCAGAGAGTACACTCATGGTTTCTTTAGTAATGTTGCTGAAATTTTGGGTGATAGTTTTTCACAG TATCTTCCTCATGTTGTCCCTCTCGTATTTTCTTCCTGCAACTTGGATGATGGTTCTGCTGTGGACATTGATGATGCTGATAGTATTGAAAATGGATTTGGTGGTGTTTCATCTGATGATGATGTTAATGATGAGCCAAGAGTTAGAAATATCAGTGTTAGGACGGGGGTATTAGATGAGAAAGCTGCTGCAACACAGGCCATTGGTTTTTTCGCACTACACACAAAGAGTGCCTATGCTCC GTATCTGGAGGAGTCACTGAAGATTTTGATCAGGCACAGTGGTTATTTCCATGAAGATCTCAGGCTGCAGGCAGTCATTTCTTTGAAAC ATATTCTAACTGCTGTTAGGGCAATACCTCCTACACATGCT GATGTACTAGAGAAACAGAAGGATGTCCTTG ATACTGTTTTGAACATCTACATCAAGACTATGACAGAGGATGACGATAAAGAGGTAGTTGCACAAGCTTGCATGAGTGTAGCAGACATTGTGAAGGACTGTGGTTTTACTGCAATTGAGCCTT ACATGCTAAGGCTTGCTGAGGCAACACTGATTCTTTTACGTCAAGAATCAAGCTGTCAACAAGTAGAATCAGATGGTGAGGATGATGGCGACATTGACCATGATGAAGTCCTCATGGATGCAGTTTCAGATCTTTTGCCTGCTTTTGCAAAAGTGATGGGATCTTATTTTCATCCTATCTTTGCAAAATTATTTGATCCGTTGATGAAATTTGCT AAATCTCCCCATCCCCCCCAAGATAAGACTATGGTTGTGGCAACCTTAGCTGAGGTTGCTCAGGAAATGGGTGCTCCAATATCTGCTTATGTTGAT AAGATAATGCCTTTGGTGTTGAAAGAGCTTGCGTCATCTGATGCTACTAATAGGAGAAATGCTGCTTTCTGTGTTGGCGAGATATGCAAGAATGGGGGTGCTGCAGCACTGAA ATACTATGGGGATATACTTCGTTCTCTGCATAATTTGTTTGGTAACTCAGAATCAGATGATGCAGTAAGAGATAATGCTGCTGGTGCTATTGCTAGGATGATAATGGTGCAGCCTCAGTCAATTCCTCTCAACCAG GTTCTTCCAGTTTTTATCAAAGCTTTGCCACTAAAAGAAGATCATGAAGAATCAATGACTGTCTATGGTTGCATCTGCagtttattattatcatcacATCCCCAG ATCCTTCCTCTTGTGCCTGATGTCATACATGTGTTTGCCCAAGTGGTGGTATCCCCAGATGAGAGTGATGAAGTCAAAACAAATATTGGCAAGGCTGTTTCTCACTTGATATCTGTCTATGGCCAGCAAATGCAGCCAATACTGAGTGCCCTTCCACCAGCTCATGCAAGCGCGCTGGCTTCATTTGCCAGTAGAAGATGA